A portion of the Pseudoalteromonas luteoviolacea genome contains these proteins:
- a CDS encoding condensin complex protein MksE — MTQINLDDLSQLQAINKKLAGGYHISEQDTTLWQELDQHIEAYQALFAALGHDLQHDARGFYYLASDESTPNMGKISRAIALTVFILIEHYANQGKDPLRALFDEQIDLELMQTLVQLNKHLFDQLEIFSGSDLRKDVFLRMLRLGLCKETERGFVLLAPIYRYIDALMEVNEDNFEVLEEEV, encoded by the coding sequence ATGACACAAATTAATCTAGACGACTTATCCCAGTTGCAAGCTATCAATAAAAAGCTTGCTGGTGGTTACCACATTAGTGAACAAGACACGACGCTCTGGCAAGAGCTTGATCAACACATTGAAGCTTATCAGGCGCTGTTTGCTGCACTTGGTCATGACCTTCAGCATGATGCTCGCGGCTTTTATTATCTTGCCAGTGACGAAAGCACACCTAACATGGGTAAAATCAGCCGCGCCATCGCACTAACGGTGTTTATCCTTATAGAGCATTACGCAAACCAAGGTAAAGATCCTTTGCGTGCGTTGTTTGATGAGCAAATCGATTTAGAACTAATGCAAACTCTCGTCCAACTTAACAAACACCTATTTGATCAGTTAGAGATCTTCTCAGGATCAGATCTAAGAAAAGATGTCTTTTTAAGAATGTTGCGATTAGGGCTTTGCAAAGAAACCGAGCGTGGTTTTGTATTGTTAGCACCAATTTACAGATATATTGACGCCCTAATGGAAGTCAATGAAGATAATTTTGAAGTGCTAGAGGAAGAAGTATGA
- a CDS encoding DUF4136 domain-containing protein has protein sequence MTRNLLVALSLIVLSACSNTPDWDYDKSVEFANYKTFSWSPDTANFDKGADNYQISELMEKRVRNAIITEMAQHGITLVEGTKADVMVNFHAAVDTKLDVDTFNTSYSARWNYWGLGWHTQTQAREYEVGTLVIDIIDSASNQLVWRGAKEGRLRKKQSPEKRTESVNNTVKEILANFPPKVEH, from the coding sequence ATGACTCGTAACCTGCTTGTAGCGCTAAGTTTAATTGTATTAAGTGCTTGTTCTAACACGCCAGATTGGGACTATGACAAATCTGTCGAGTTCGCCAATTACAAAACCTTTTCATGGTCTCCCGATACTGCCAATTTTGATAAAGGTGCGGACAATTATCAAATCAGTGAGCTGATGGAAAAGCGTGTTCGCAATGCAATTATTACAGAGATGGCACAGCATGGCATCACCCTAGTTGAAGGTACTAAAGCAGATGTAATGGTAAACTTCCACGCAGCGGTAGATACGAAATTAGACGTCGATACATTTAATACCAGCTACTCAGCTCGTTGGAACTATTGGGGTCTAGGTTGGCATACACAAACGCAAGCGCGCGAATATGAAGTCGGTACTCTAGTGATTGACATCATCGACAGTGCATCAAATCAACTAGTTTGGCGTGGCGCAAAAGAAGGTCGCTTACGCAAAAAGCAATCACCGGAAAAACGCACTGAATCGGTTAACAATACCGTCAAAGAGATTCTGGCCAACTTTCCACCAAAGGTCGAGCACTAA
- the nhaD gene encoding sodium:proton antiporter NhaD: MVTSIILTLIALAFVLIVIEDIIHVNKAKTTLFFGTLCWIIAFISPIHGESSETIQHQLDHNILEIATLWLFLMAAMTFVAYLNSKGFIQNIVHRIMPEQISERKLMFLVGAFAFVFSSISDNITATLISLAVVMSLKLDAKKLVKYATLIIFSVNSGGVSLITGDVTTLMIFLAGKVTIPDLLLLVLPAIVSVFALAAMLSIGMNEQLHFARQEVRRIEKTDITIAVIFMSTVLATLFLSVQYQVPPMLTFLFGLSFMFLVAQFLMRKKDVNKKIIDYIREIEYDTLLFFVGVLLLVGALKEVGVLNMFTELYQFLAPEYANYLVGLLSAAVDNVPLTAALLKAQIEMTPQQWLTFTYATGVGGSMLIIGSAAGIIAMSKVKALTFMSYLKMVLYLLVAYTIGYAGSFYMGQLI; the protein is encoded by the coding sequence ATGGTCACTTCCATAATCCTAACCCTAATAGCGCTAGCTTTTGTGCTTATCGTTATAGAGGATATTATCCATGTAAACAAGGCCAAAACGACGCTTTTTTTTGGCACTTTATGTTGGATTATCGCTTTTATATCTCCAATTCATGGTGAAAGCTCAGAAACTATACAACATCAGCTCGATCACAACATTTTAGAAATCGCGACCTTATGGCTTTTTTTAATGGCTGCAATGACCTTTGTGGCTTATTTAAACTCCAAAGGTTTTATTCAAAATATTGTACATCGGATCATGCCTGAGCAAATCAGCGAGAGAAAGTTAATGTTTCTTGTCGGTGCATTTGCGTTTGTGTTTTCTTCGATTTCAGACAATATTACAGCGACTTTAATTTCGCTAGCGGTTGTCATGTCGTTGAAATTGGATGCTAAAAAGCTTGTTAAGTATGCCACATTAATTATATTTAGCGTAAATTCTGGCGGCGTCTCTTTGATCACCGGTGATGTAACGACCTTAATGATATTTTTGGCTGGTAAAGTTACAATTCCTGATTTGCTGTTATTGGTATTGCCTGCGATTGTGAGTGTATTTGCATTGGCTGCGATGTTATCAATTGGTATGAATGAACAACTTCACTTTGCAAGGCAGGAAGTCAGAAGAATTGAAAAAACAGATATTACAATTGCCGTTATTTTCATGTCGACTGTGCTCGCTACATTATTTTTAAGTGTGCAATATCAAGTGCCGCCGATGCTGACATTTTTGTTTGGTTTGTCTTTTATGTTTTTAGTCGCACAGTTTCTGATGCGTAAAAAAGACGTCAATAAGAAAATTATCGATTACATACGAGAGATAGAATACGACACGTTACTGTTTTTTGTTGGTGTACTTTTACTCGTAGGCGCGCTCAAGGAAGTGGGCGTATTGAACATGTTTACTGAATTGTATCAATTTTTGGCGCCAGAATACGCGAATTACTTAGTTGGGTTGTTGAGTGCAGCGGTGGATAATGTGCCACTTACAGCCGCCTTACTTAAAGCGCAGATAGAAATGACACCTCAACAATGGCTAACGTTTACGTATGCAACGGGAGTCGGTGGTTCGATGCTCATTATTGGCTCGGCAGCAGGGATCATCGCTATGAGTAAAGTCAAGGCACTGACTTTTATGAGCTATTTAAAAATGGTGTTATATTTACTCGTAGCTTACACCATTGGTTATGCAGGTTCATTTTATATGGGACAGCTTATTTAA
- the lysC gene encoding lysine-sensitive aspartokinase 3: MNSQYVVAKFGGTSVADFTAMHRCAQIINDDPNVRVVVVSASAGVTNHLVELVQQKANETQRQALVEAVMQIQQRILDHVKLDDDLQSGFDDTNDEFREIASLPALNAQQCDEVLSFGERFSSFIFTQVLRNLGVSSVRFDVRKVLKTDGNFSKATPDIRSTETAALEHLQPLLENHVVVTQGFIGSDKYGQTTTLGRGGSDYSAALIAEAINAQSVHIWTDVVGIFSTDPRLCDKAKPIARLSFDEAAEMATFGAKVLHPATILPASRKGISVFVGSSKAPDQGGTWIEKETQSQSGIRAVTQRKNQILLTLKSPEMLLASGFLARIFTILSNYNISVDLVTTSEISVALTLDNAPNASRPELEQACLDELGEFCHVSVENNLTLVAMIGSEIQLKGGDDCLVDVLSEFDIRLICHGASRHNLCFLVEQSHSDSVVKAIHQKLLEVA, from the coding sequence ATGAATTCCCAGTATGTAGTTGCTAAGTTTGGTGGTACCAGTGTTGCCGACTTCACAGCGATGCATCGTTGCGCGCAAATCATAAATGATGACCCAAATGTTCGAGTAGTCGTAGTGAGTGCTAGTGCAGGCGTCACTAATCACTTAGTTGAGCTGGTGCAACAAAAAGCAAATGAAACTCAGCGACAAGCTTTGGTTGAGGCTGTGATGCAAATTCAGCAACGTATATTGGACCATGTGAAACTCGATGATGATTTGCAGTCTGGGTTTGATGATACAAATGATGAGTTTAGAGAGATAGCATCATTGCCTGCGTTAAATGCCCAGCAGTGCGATGAGGTATTAAGTTTTGGGGAGCGATTTTCATCGTTTATTTTCACTCAAGTGTTGCGTAATTTGGGTGTGAGCTCGGTGCGTTTTGACGTTCGTAAAGTATTAAAAACGGATGGTAATTTTTCTAAAGCAACACCAGACATTAGGTCGACAGAAACGGCGGCTTTAGAGCATTTACAGCCACTACTTGAAAATCATGTTGTTGTGACCCAAGGATTTATTGGTAGTGATAAATATGGCCAAACGACTACGCTTGGTCGCGGTGGTTCTGATTACAGTGCTGCACTGATTGCTGAAGCAATTAATGCACAAAGTGTGCATATTTGGACAGATGTAGTTGGTATCTTTAGCACCGATCCTAGGCTATGCGATAAAGCAAAACCGATAGCGAGGCTGAGTTTTGACGAAGCTGCCGAAATGGCTACTTTTGGGGCAAAGGTATTGCACCCAGCAACTATTTTGCCCGCAAGCCGTAAAGGTATTTCGGTCTTTGTTGGTTCTAGTAAAGCCCCTGATCAGGGTGGAACTTGGATCGAAAAAGAAACGCAGTCGCAATCTGGTATCCGAGCCGTTACACAGCGTAAAAATCAAATATTACTGACGTTGAAGAGCCCTGAAATGCTGCTTGCAAGTGGTTTTTTAGCGAGAATCTTTACCATACTCAGTAACTATAATATCTCCGTTGACCTTGTGACCACGTCTGAAATCAGTGTTGCCCTTACTTTGGACAATGCACCTAATGCATCACGACCTGAGCTTGAACAGGCATGCCTTGATGAATTGGGCGAGTTTTGTCATGTGTCAGTTGAAAATAACCTAACGCTCGTCGCCATGATTGGTTCTGAAATTCAGCTTAAGGGTGGGGATGATTGTTTGGTTGACGTATTGTCTGAGTTTGATATTCGTTTGATTTGTCACGGAGCAAGTCGTCACAATTTATGTTTTCTAGTCGAGCAGTCACATTCAGATTCGGTTGTAAAAGCAATCCATCAAAAGTTACTAGAAGTGGCTTAA
- a CDS encoding aminotransferase class V-fold PLP-dependent enzyme, whose protein sequence is MIEQLRKDFPLLHQLVDEQPLCYFDSAATTQKPQSVIDAVNHFYQLENANVHRGAHTLSADATTKYEAVRDKLAQYLNVQRNEIVWTKGATDSLNLVAHGLSEKLTQDDVIMLSPFEHHANIVPWQQAAAKTGAQIVVLPASDEGVLDHHASIELIHQLKPTILSICHASNALGNIHDIKSLIDASKAYSTITVVDGAQSFMHLKPDLTQLNCDFFVFSAHKALGPTGLGGLFGRFELLNSLPVYQTGGEMIDTVSFSGTTFRQAPEKFEPGTPNISGVLGFGAALDYLNNIEQDALIEHEHALYQYLVSNLQKIAGVKIWGDTIHNIGVVSFTYKNEHHFDIATLLNTYGVAVRSGHHCTQPLMAHLNIPGTIRVSLAFYNNQKDIDTFISALIETIEMLEE, encoded by the coding sequence TTGATTGAGCAACTTCGTAAAGATTTTCCTTTATTACACCAATTAGTGGATGAGCAACCACTTTGTTATTTTGATTCTGCTGCTACAACACAAAAGCCACAGAGTGTAATTGATGCAGTAAACCATTTTTATCAGCTCGAGAATGCCAATGTACACCGCGGTGCACATACGCTTAGCGCTGATGCAACCACAAAATATGAAGCTGTGCGCGACAAACTTGCTCAATACTTAAATGTTCAGCGCAATGAAATCGTTTGGACCAAAGGTGCCACTGACTCTCTCAATTTAGTCGCCCACGGTCTATCAGAAAAATTAACTCAAGATGACGTAATTATGCTCTCCCCTTTTGAGCATCACGCTAATATCGTGCCTTGGCAACAAGCGGCAGCTAAAACAGGTGCACAAATTGTCGTTTTACCCGCTTCAGATGAAGGTGTACTGGACCACCATGCGTCAATTGAACTCATACACCAGCTCAAACCAACAATTTTAAGCATTTGTCATGCGTCCAATGCACTTGGCAATATTCATGATATCAAGTCGCTTATTGATGCCTCAAAAGCCTATTCAACAATCACTGTCGTTGATGGTGCCCAGTCATTTATGCATTTAAAACCAGACTTAACACAACTTAATTGTGATTTTTTCGTGTTTTCGGCTCATAAAGCACTTGGGCCAACTGGCCTTGGCGGTCTATTTGGTCGTTTTGAACTACTCAATAGCCTGCCTGTCTACCAGACCGGTGGTGAAATGATTGACACTGTTAGCTTCTCAGGCACTACATTTAGACAAGCACCTGAAAAGTTTGAGCCTGGTACACCTAATATAAGCGGTGTACTCGGCTTTGGAGCGGCACTTGATTACCTCAATAATATTGAACAAGATGCGTTAATTGAACATGAGCATGCTTTGTATCAATATCTGGTATCAAATCTGCAAAAAATCGCAGGCGTTAAAATTTGGGGCGACACAATACACAATATTGGTGTTGTCAGTTTTACTTATAAAAACGAACACCATTTTGACATCGCTACGCTACTAAACACCTATGGCGTAGCAGTCAGAAGTGGCCATCATTGCACTCAGCCTTTAATGGCACATTTAAATATTCCCGGCACAATTCGTGTAAGTCTTGCGTTTTATAATAATCAAAAAGACATAGACACTTTTATCAGTGCACTTATAGAAACCATTGAGATGTTGGAAGAATAA
- a CDS encoding SufE family protein codes for MDINQIQEKINSLNGWQAKYREIMLLGKQLPSLPEPLKTSEALVKGCESNVWLHIDLDESRQRLVLIADSDTRIVKGLLAIILACYNHQLPNDAKNIDAYQLFEDMGLIKHLSPSRGNGVKAIVERIQQQVNMLQ; via the coding sequence ATGGATATCAATCAAATCCAAGAAAAAATAAACAGTTTAAATGGCTGGCAAGCAAAATATCGTGAAATTATGCTACTTGGTAAGCAACTGCCGAGCCTGCCGGAGCCTCTAAAAACCTCAGAAGCGCTTGTAAAGGGCTGCGAGAGCAATGTATGGCTCCACATCGACCTTGACGAGTCTAGGCAACGTCTTGTGCTTATCGCTGACTCAGATACACGTATCGTAAAAGGATTATTGGCAATTATTTTGGCTTGCTACAACCACCAGCTGCCAAACGATGCAAAAAACATCGACGCTTATCAATTATTTGAAGATATGGGCCTAATCAAACATTTAAGCCCTTCGAGAGGAAATGGTGTCAAAGCAATTGTTGAGCGTATTCAACAACAAGTAAATATGCTCCAGTAA